One genomic segment of Aquipluma nitroreducens includes these proteins:
- a CDS encoding S9 family peptidase, with product MKQFTFLLILFFIVSGVSAQKTLSLKDAILGASSYLKPQMPEQIKWRDAHRFVMVKDSILLQQEIQKNNQSNILSLSELNTALKTDGIKVVKSFPRFSFINPSQIWFRAANQIVILNIDTKKVNQNIEYPENAENLDFCTANTTLAYTVNNNLFATGTSGVQQITKDQNQHIINGKAVHRNEFGIDKGTFWSPAGTKLAFYHMDETMVGDYPLVDYMTREAELVNIKYPMAGMTSHQVKLGIYDRTTKQTVYLKTGEPLDHYLTNICWSPDEKSIFIQELNREQNHMKLNQYDVATGDLIRTVLEEQDDKYVEPVHPILFSKIDPEKFYYQSRRDGWNHVYQCTIKDGIVAQITKGDWEVTELSGFDAKEENMFFEATKESPIERHVYRINLRSGKTDKLTAEAGTHSGILSPDQQNAIDRWTSTNNPGQLDLISVKKNSRQVLSQAENTLKDFDLGENTVFTIKAADGATDLYCRMIKPNNFDPAKKYPVIVYVYGGPHAQLVNKTWQNDARWWQYYMASKGYIAFTVDSRGSENRGKSFENVIHRQLGIIETADQMKGIDYLKSLPYIDANRIGVHGWSYGGFMTLNLKLKYPETFKVAVAGGPVVDWSMYEVMYGERYMDTPQENPEGYKDANMLNYVDKLSGKLMIIHGAQDQTVVMQQSMQFLKKCIDLNKQVDFFVYPTHEHNVRGIDRIHLMEKVSNYFQENL from the coding sequence ATGAAGCAGTTTACATTTCTTCTGATTCTCTTTTTTATTGTTTCGGGTGTAAGCGCCCAAAAGACATTGAGCCTGAAAGATGCAATTCTGGGTGCCAGTAGTTACCTGAAACCACAAATGCCTGAACAAATCAAATGGCGCGATGCACACCGGTTTGTGATGGTAAAAGACAGCATTCTGCTTCAGCAGGAAATTCAGAAGAATAATCAATCCAATATTTTATCACTCTCCGAATTAAACACGGCCTTAAAAACGGACGGGATAAAAGTGGTCAAATCGTTCCCTCGATTTTCATTCATCAATCCATCCCAAATTTGGTTTCGTGCAGCCAATCAGATCGTGATTTTAAATATTGACACCAAAAAGGTAAATCAAAACATTGAATATCCTGAAAATGCTGAAAATCTGGATTTTTGTACTGCAAACACAACCCTTGCCTACACCGTAAATAATAATTTATTTGCTACTGGAACTTCAGGAGTACAGCAAATTACGAAAGATCAAAACCAACACATCATCAACGGGAAAGCGGTTCACCGTAACGAATTCGGGATCGATAAAGGTACATTCTGGTCGCCGGCAGGAACGAAACTCGCTTTTTATCACATGGACGAAACCATGGTTGGCGATTACCCTTTGGTTGATTACATGACCCGGGAAGCTGAATTGGTAAACATCAAATATCCAATGGCCGGAATGACCAGCCATCAGGTTAAACTGGGAATCTACGATAGAACCACCAAACAGACCGTTTACCTGAAAACCGGAGAACCGCTCGACCACTATTTGACCAACATTTGCTGGAGTCCCGACGAAAAGAGCATTTTTATTCAGGAATTGAATCGTGAGCAAAACCACATGAAGCTGAATCAGTACGATGTGGCTACCGGTGATTTGATTCGGACTGTTTTGGAAGAACAAGACGACAAATACGTTGAACCAGTCCACCCGATTCTCTTTTCGAAGATTGATCCTGAGAAATTTTACTATCAAAGCCGCCGCGACGGATGGAATCACGTGTATCAATGTACCATAAAAGACGGGATTGTTGCACAAATCACGAAGGGCGATTGGGAAGTAACCGAGTTGTCGGGATTTGATGCCAAAGAAGAAAACATGTTTTTTGAAGCCACCAAAGAAAGCCCGATAGAGCGACACGTTTACCGTATTAATCTTCGTTCAGGAAAAACCGATAAACTAACTGCTGAAGCGGGCACTCATTCCGGCATTTTATCTCCTGATCAGCAAAACGCTATCGATCGTTGGACTAGCACGAATAATCCGGGACAACTCGATTTGATATCGGTAAAGAAAAACAGCAGACAGGTCCTTTCTCAAGCAGAAAATACATTAAAAGATTTTGATCTGGGAGAAAATACAGTTTTCACCATCAAAGCTGCTGATGGCGCTACTGATTTGTATTGCCGGATGATTAAACCCAACAACTTCGACCCGGCAAAAAAATATCCGGTGATCGTTTACGTTTATGGCGGCCCACATGCTCAACTGGTAAATAAAACCTGGCAAAACGATGCCCGATGGTGGCAATATTACATGGCTTCGAAAGGATACATTGCCTTTACGGTTGACAGTCGGGGTTCCGAAAACCGGGGCAAATCATTCGAGAATGTGATCCACCGTCAATTGGGAATTATTGAAACTGCCGACCAAATGAAAGGTATTGATTATTTGAAATCACTTCCTTATATTGATGCCAACCGGATTGGTGTTCATGGCTGGAGTTACGGCGGATTTATGACCTTAAACCTCAAACTTAAATATCCTGAAACATTTAAAGTTGCTGTCGCAGGAGGTCCCGTTGTTGACTGGAGCATGTATGAAGTAATGTACGGAGAACGTTACATGGACACGCCACAGGAAAATCCGGAAGGTTACAAAGATGCGAACATGTTAAATTACGTGGATAAACTCAGTGGAAAGCTGATGATTATACACGGAGCTCAGGATCAGACAGTAGTGATGCAACAAAGTATGCAATTTCTGAAAAAATGCATCGATTTAAATAAACAGGTCGATTTCTTTGTCTATCCGACGCATGAACACAATGTCCGTGGAATAGATCGGATTCACTTGATGGAAAAGGTCAGTAATTATTTTCAGGAAAATCTGTAA
- a CDS encoding RNA polymerase sigma factor, which yields MIDYSNLDLLNGIRRNDTIVLQYIYKNFYSKINFFIKKNSGDDDDANDIFQEAIIIIFRKLKANELVLDCTFETYLYSVCRFLWLKQLEKRKIEKEKIKDNHEYHEDLYDDGLEKVADLNERYRLYQKHFINLGKDCQKILQLYFDKVPLKNIAQIMGFKSEKYAKKRKFKCKEYLIKSIKQDLEYNKILSGDN from the coding sequence ATGATCGATTATTCAAACCTTGACCTGTTAAATGGGATTCGAAGAAATGATACTATTGTATTGCAATATATCTATAAGAATTTCTATTCCAAGATTAATTTTTTCATCAAAAAAAACAGTGGCGATGATGATGATGCAAATGATATATTTCAGGAGGCAATCATTATTATTTTCAGAAAGTTAAAAGCCAATGAGTTGGTTTTAGATTGTACTTTTGAAACTTATTTATACTCAGTTTGCCGATTCCTATGGCTTAAACAGCTTGAGAAAAGAAAAATTGAAAAGGAAAAGATTAAAGACAATCATGAATACCATGAAGATTTATATGATGATGGGTTAGAAAAAGTGGCTGATCTAAACGAACGCTACCGTTTATATCAAAAGCATTTTATTAATTTAGGAAAAGATTGCCAGAAAATATTGCAGTTGTATTTCGACAAAGTTCCACTTAAGAATATTGCTCAGATCATGGGATTCAAGAGTGAAAAATATGCTAAAAAACGTAAGTTTAAATGTAAGGAATACTTAATTAAAAGCATTAAACAAGATCTTGAATACAATAAAATTTTAAGTGGCGATAATTAA
- a CDS encoding tetratricopeptide repeat protein, producing the protein MIRKSEYFEQTDKYLNSELTLPELKEFEIQLEIDSDLNEEVNLHLDVEQAMCEQDVISLRNTLNQIVQNQAESASIENISVFDSFSFGLTEEFSSQKSSNAQFNPDDIFNFGHSFPKIHLYQHQIAGKENIHQFYKEQFDTNSVSNEESGFSPFEEELFDDIQNALEEHDIFDLRANLMQVAQSIPAHQYSVEEIEDYIYNQMDSELKIQFEEELAINSDLASEVSLIKEIDHAAAESDIINLRASLNKIQRSEFQSSANIKELESYIHSELSNEELASFEAELTSNQKLMDEIELIKNIDLALSETDVMQLRNNLQNIAGEIAANKQTERSFSGKFKAKRILVSTVAASIILLLGITGILSRQSSQEDIYQKFYNKYEATGIVRSANLTANQTLTKALQKFENQDYNAALDLFSEVISKDQNNMVGHFYSGISLQETGKYQNAIKEYETVIVDKDNLFTEQAEWYIGLCYLQTNENKKAYKQFKKIAKNEGFYQQKAQSILGKIKYSE; encoded by the coding sequence ATGATACGCAAATCAGAATATTTTGAACAGACAGACAAGTACCTTAACTCGGAATTAACGCTACCGGAGTTAAAAGAATTTGAAATCCAACTGGAGATCGATTCGGACTTGAATGAAGAAGTAAATCTTCATCTGGATGTGGAACAGGCCATGTGCGAACAGGACGTTATCAGTCTACGCAACACGCTGAACCAAATCGTTCAAAATCAGGCTGAAAGTGCATCTATTGAAAATATTAGCGTTTTTGATTCTTTCAGCTTTGGATTAACTGAAGAATTTTCATCACAAAAAAGCAGTAATGCTCAATTCAATCCAGATGATATTTTCAACTTCGGACATTCTTTCCCAAAGATTCATCTTTATCAACACCAAATTGCCGGAAAGGAAAATATCCATCAGTTCTATAAAGAACAATTTGACACAAATTCTGTAAGTAACGAAGAATCAGGATTTAGTCCATTCGAAGAAGAACTGTTCGATGACATCCAGAATGCACTGGAAGAACATGACATATTTGATTTAAGGGCTAATTTAATGCAGGTTGCTCAAAGTATCCCGGCTCACCAATATTCAGTTGAAGAGATCGAAGATTACATCTATAACCAGATGGATTCGGAGCTTAAAATTCAATTTGAAGAAGAATTGGCAATCAATTCTGACCTGGCCAGCGAAGTAAGCCTAATCAAGGAAATTGACCATGCAGCAGCTGAAAGCGACATCATCAACCTAAGAGCTTCTTTAAACAAAATACAAAGATCTGAATTTCAGTCATCTGCAAATATAAAAGAACTCGAAAGCTACATCCACAGTGAGCTTTCCAATGAAGAACTGGCTTCGTTTGAAGCTGAATTAACATCGAATCAGAAATTGATGGATGAGATCGAGTTAATCAAAAACATCGATCTGGCACTATCCGAAACCGATGTCATGCAGTTGAGAAACAATCTTCAAAACATTGCAGGTGAAATAGCAGCAAACAAACAAACAGAGCGATCATTCTCCGGAAAATTTAAAGCCAAACGTATCCTCGTATCAACAGTTGCTGCATCTATTATACTTTTATTGGGTATTACCGGAATTTTGTCCAGACAATCGTCCCAGGAAGATATCTATCAGAAATTCTACAACAAATATGAAGCTACAGGTATCGTTCGTTCTGCAAACTTAACTGCAAACCAAACGCTTACAAAAGCTTTGCAAAAATTTGAAAATCAAGACTATAATGCAGCCCTGGATCTTTTCAGCGAGGTGATAAGCAAAGATCAAAACAATATGGTTGGGCATTTTTACTCAGGGATCTCGCTTCAGGAAACCGGCAAATACCAAAATGCAATCAAAGAGTACGAAACTGTAATTGTTGACAAAGACAACCTTTTTACCGAACAGGCCGAGTGGTATATCGGGCTTTGTTACCTGCAAACCAATGAAAACAAAAAAGCATACAAACAATTTAAGAAAATAGCTAAAAACGAAGGATTCTACCAGCAAAAGGCTCAATCAATCCTTGGTAAAATAAAATATTCAGAATAA
- a CDS encoding BamA/TamA family outer membrane protein, with amino-acid sequence MKIALFTIILLSSLTLAGKDVLIQNCDTLKAVTFDKSNKLFYDSLQIRASRHRVTRWLYGTMIRSARDSGNVDFQSYEYYKSFQKKTIGTISIRSLKIFGPNFDDTLKTTNIWIEKAANTLHSQSNLYVIRKNLWIREGQSLDPDLMMDNERLLRSLPYLKDVRIVITPRPLNNDLVDILILTQDVFSFGVTGGIGSVNKGEVGIYDKNILGVGHEAGVTIVAHTDKAPHIGFESYYSVNNIMGNFINFSTGYANTYLHQELFLSLQRDFLRPQSVYAGGFTTMRSFRTDRVYLNNNVISTDPLNYIYLDGWYGRRLKLGIRPNDSRFQMTLSGRIRYTHFYDRPLPDSNNNQYFANSKFYLGSLSFSHRSYVRDYLVYSYGITEDIPKGYLCELVFGYDHNEFNDRWYSHVFLSTGNLFKNKPFYLYTSLGVGSFFNQSHTEQGMADLKFDFISPLFQVLNVQARQFIKLNYTIGINRFDIENLLLLNSNGIRGFGSLIGKGKQRLTLNVENVFFQKKAVLNFKTALFSFFDVGIVGPSEQSIFKQSYYAGLGLGLRIRNENLVFKTIQLRLAWYPNHPSDVNSIGFILDGVSKTRFYNFQPRGPEPLRFE; translated from the coding sequence ATGAAGATTGCATTGTTTACTATAATTCTCCTCTCTTCGTTAACCCTTGCCGGTAAAGATGTGCTTATTCAAAATTGTGACACTTTGAAAGCTGTTACTTTTGATAAAAGCAATAAGCTATTCTATGATAGTTTGCAAATTAGGGCTTCCCGTCATCGGGTAACCAGATGGCTCTATGGTACCATGATCCGTTCTGCCAGAGATTCAGGAAATGTTGATTTTCAGTCGTACGAATACTATAAAAGTTTTCAGAAAAAGACTATTGGCACAATTTCAATTCGGTCGCTTAAGATATTTGGGCCTAATTTCGATGATACATTGAAAACTACCAACATTTGGATTGAAAAAGCAGCCAATACATTACATTCCCAATCGAACTTGTATGTTATCCGGAAGAATTTATGGATCAGAGAAGGTCAATCGCTCGATCCTGACCTGATGATGGATAATGAACGACTTCTTCGAAGTTTACCCTATCTGAAAGATGTCCGGATTGTCATTACACCACGTCCGCTAAATAATGATTTGGTTGATATTCTTATTCTTACTCAAGATGTTTTTTCGTTTGGCGTTACAGGAGGCATTGGAAGTGTAAATAAGGGAGAAGTTGGTATCTATGATAAAAATATTTTGGGCGTTGGGCACGAGGCTGGTGTCACCATCGTTGCACATACCGACAAAGCTCCACACATCGGCTTTGAGTCTTATTATTCAGTAAATAATATCATGGGAAATTTCATTAATTTCTCTACCGGATATGCAAATACTTACCTGCATCAGGAATTGTTTCTTTCTCTTCAACGCGATTTCTTACGGCCACAATCTGTTTATGCAGGTGGGTTCACTACTATGCGAAGTTTCAGGACAGATCGAGTATATTTGAATAATAATGTGATTAGCACAGATCCTTTGAATTATATTTATCTTGATGGGTGGTATGGCAGGCGATTAAAGCTAGGAATCAGACCCAACGACAGTCGTTTCCAGATGACTCTTTCAGGGCGTATCAGATATACTCATTTTTATGACCGACCGTTGCCCGATAGTAATAACAATCAGTATTTCGCCAATAGCAAATTTTATTTGGGAAGTTTAAGTTTCTCGCATCGGTCGTATGTCCGGGATTATTTGGTTTACAGCTATGGAATTACTGAAGATATCCCGAAGGGGTATTTGTGTGAACTGGTTTTTGGGTACGATCACAATGAGTTTAATGATAGGTGGTATTCTCATGTATTTTTGTCGACCGGCAATCTGTTTAAAAATAAACCATTTTATTTATACACCTCTCTTGGGGTTGGAAGTTTTTTTAATCAATCGCATACCGAGCAGGGAATGGCCGACTTGAAGTTCGATTTTATTTCGCCACTTTTTCAAGTTTTGAATGTTCAGGCAAGGCAATTTATCAAATTAAATTATACGATTGGAATTAACCGGTTCGATATTGAAAATTTGTTGTTGCTGAATAGTAATGGCATCAGAGGGTTTGGAAGTCTCATTGGTAAAGGAAAGCAACGTTTGACTTTAAATGTTGAAAATGTATTCTTTCAGAAAAAAGCAGTTCTGAATTTTAAGACTGCTTTATTTTCTTTTTTCGATGTTGGAATTGTTGGGCCATCTGAACAATCCATATTCAAGCAAAGCTATTATGCCGGTTTGGGCCTTGGTCTTCGAATTCGAAATGAAAATCTTGTGTTCAAGACCATTCAGCTCCGACTAGCCTGGTATCCCAATCATCCGAGCGATGTAAATTCCATCGGTTTTATTCTCGATGGGGTTTCTAAAACCCGGTTTTATAATTTTCAGCCGCGTGGCCCGGAACCTTTACGTTTCGAATAA
- a CDS encoding CHAT domain-containing tetratricopeptide repeat protein yields the protein MKKIFFMIFIYIFSSSVFALDKRSIDQDSLLSLKLQKDGIAAGRLGDFELALKNFEQLYKLRQKMYGVNSVRLASPLINIGIQYKNLGNFDKAIESYKKAESLCLNDMGDNNLMLGTVYVNLGNIFRLDGDYNQALEYQKNAYRILKKDSAKYIMNFQDSKYNIGETQLKLGNNKEAIRFTQLNLMTISPQLKPLLYDLIASAYRNEGEYELAELNYLNAINTWIKLYGYYSEGVISEYLAYSSFLMSQKNYEKALLYSTKAKSIVLKFYGEKSTTYAEVQSNFGDYYYLKNSEAGQIDDFRAQRKKYLNEAIQYYQNSIVSLVDSFQIKDPFAEPPLKNVISDIQLVEVFKKKALSMEKLADIYLSEFDYKNSIKYYNASLNSLSNAIDLIHRLQIGFENEDSKFFLSQNQESTFLEAINISYKLYSQTKRFEFIEKAFEFSERSKSSNLLASVKDVKAKEFGGIPDSLMKKENILKGNIASYNSLLFEENHSEKPDSQKVNLYSAKIFKYNEEYNRLIDSFEKLFPQYYALKYENKVVGIKEIQSKISNRQSFLEYFVNEPESKTGKGEIYRFLITKDSVNFSKESVDYSFVNNIQSIHDFLVNPNYLYTKKKDFVEYSVAAYGLYEKLIKPVAKKLNGTSLTIIPHDKLSYIPFDALLTQLPDTSVMNFRNLNYLVRDYAINYSYSATLLYDYFDQKKRSSKSLLVFSPKYDSQESRIDPETAVSYILSPLPGAKDEVKGISKFVSSVSFVDEQAQENTFKEKASEFDILHLAMHTIINDSVPMLSKLVFSKPDQKSTDDGYLNAYEIYNMKLNARLAVLSACETGTGKLQRGEGVMSMARGFIYAGCPSIVMTLWQVEDKSGVKIMEDFYKYLSKGKRKDVALRMAKLNHLNNSDPLTAHPHFWLGYVNIGNPEPLYTSKDVYFVIFLFITLLVVLADWQFRRRRQKRRN from the coding sequence ATGAAGAAAATATTTTTTATGATCTTTATTTATATATTTTCTTCTTCTGTCTTTGCCTTGGATAAAAGGTCTATTGATCAGGATAGCTTATTGTCTCTTAAGCTTCAAAAAGATGGGATTGCTGCGGGTAGACTTGGTGATTTTGAGTTAGCATTGAAGAATTTTGAGCAATTGTATAAACTCCGTCAGAAGATGTATGGAGTTAATAGCGTTCGCTTGGCTTCCCCATTAATTAATATTGGAATTCAGTATAAAAACCTTGGAAATTTCGATAAAGCGATAGAATCGTATAAGAAGGCTGAATCTTTGTGTCTTAATGATATGGGAGACAATAATCTTATGCTGGGAACGGTTTATGTTAATTTAGGTAATATCTTTCGTCTTGATGGCGATTATAATCAAGCATTAGAATATCAGAAAAATGCTTATCGTATTTTAAAAAAGGATAGTGCAAAATATATCATGAATTTTCAGGATTCAAAGTATAACATTGGAGAGACACAATTAAAACTCGGAAACAATAAGGAGGCAATCAGATTTACTCAATTGAATTTAATGACTATTTCGCCTCAATTAAAACCCTTATTGTATGATTTGATTGCTTCTGCATATAGAAATGAGGGTGAGTATGAATTGGCTGAACTAAATTATTTAAATGCTATAAATACTTGGATAAAATTATATGGATATTATAGTGAAGGAGTAATATCTGAATATCTTGCTTATTCATCATTTCTTATGTCTCAGAAAAATTATGAAAAGGCTCTGCTATATTCTACTAAGGCAAAATCAATTGTTTTAAAGTTTTACGGTGAAAAAAGCACAACATATGCTGAAGTGCAGTCAAATTTTGGTGATTACTACTATTTGAAAAATTCTGAAGCTGGACAAATTGATGATTTTCGTGCGCAAAGGAAGAAGTATCTAAATGAAGCAATTCAGTACTATCAAAATTCAATTGTTTCACTCGTTGATTCTTTTCAAATCAAAGATCCTTTTGCTGAACCTCCTTTAAAAAATGTAATTTCAGATATCCAATTGGTAGAAGTGTTTAAGAAAAAGGCTCTGTCAATGGAGAAACTTGCTGATATCTATTTATCGGAGTTCGATTATAAAAATTCGATTAAATATTATAACGCAAGTTTAAACTCACTCTCTAATGCAATAGATCTAATACACCGCCTGCAGATTGGATTTGAAAATGAGGACAGTAAATTCTTTTTGTCTCAGAATCAGGAATCAACTTTTTTAGAGGCAATAAACATTTCTTATAAATTGTATAGTCAGACTAAGAGGTTTGAGTTTATTGAGAAGGCTTTTGAATTTTCTGAAAGAAGTAAGTCCTCCAATTTACTTGCATCAGTTAAAGATGTTAAGGCTAAAGAATTTGGAGGAATTCCAGATTCTTTGATGAAAAAGGAGAACATTTTAAAAGGTAATATCGCGAGTTATAACTCTTTGTTATTTGAAGAGAATCATTCTGAAAAACCAGATTCTCAGAAAGTCAATTTGTATTCGGCAAAAATATTTAAGTATAATGAAGAATATAATCGATTGATCGATTCGTTTGAGAAGTTATTTCCACAGTATTATGCGCTAAAATATGAAAACAAAGTTGTTGGTATAAAGGAGATACAATCTAAAATAAGTAACCGTCAATCATTTTTGGAATACTTTGTTAATGAGCCGGAAAGTAAAACCGGTAAAGGAGAAATTTATCGCTTTTTAATCACAAAGGATTCAGTAAATTTTTCAAAGGAGAGTGTTGATTATTCGTTTGTAAATAACATTCAGTCAATTCATGATTTCCTGGTTAATCCCAATTACCTTTATACCAAGAAGAAGGATTTTGTGGAATATTCGGTTGCTGCTTATGGATTGTATGAAAAACTAATAAAACCTGTTGCAAAAAAGTTGAATGGTACAAGTCTGACTATTATCCCACACGATAAACTTTCATACATTCCATTTGATGCATTATTAACGCAGTTGCCCGATACAAGTGTCATGAACTTTAGAAATTTGAATTATTTGGTTCGTGATTATGCGATTAACTATAGCTATTCGGCAACTCTCTTGTATGATTATTTTGATCAGAAAAAAAGAAGTTCAAAAAGCCTTCTGGTATTTTCTCCGAAATATGATTCGCAGGAATCAAGAATCGATCCTGAAACTGCGGTTTCTTACATTCTGAGCCCTTTGCCAGGCGCCAAAGACGAAGTAAAAGGAATATCAAAGTTTGTTTCATCAGTTTCATTTGTTGATGAGCAAGCACAGGAAAATACCTTCAAAGAAAAAGCTTCAGAATTTGATATTTTGCATTTGGCCATGCATACGATCATCAATGATAGTGTGCCGATGCTATCGAAATTGGTCTTTTCGAAACCTGATCAAAAGTCAACCGATGATGGGTATTTGAATGCCTACGAAATTTATAATATGAAACTCAATGCTCGTTTGGCTGTTTTGAGCGCGTGCGAAACTGGTACTGGTAAACTTCAAAGAGGGGAAGGAGTAATGAGTATGGCTCGCGGGTTTATTTATGCCGGGTGTCCATCTATAGTAATGACTTTATGGCAAGTTGAAGATAAATCGGGAGTGAAGATAATGGAAGACTTTTATAAATATTTGTCGAAAGGGAAACGAAAAGATGTGGCGCTTCGAATGGCAAAACTAAATCATCTTAATAACTCTGATCCTTTAACTGCCCATCCTCATTTCTGGCTCGGATATGTTAATATTGGCAATCCGGAACCTTTATATACAAGTAAGGATGTTTATTTTGTAATTTTTCTTTTTATCACTCTGCTCGTGGTTTTGGCTGATTGGCAATTTCGAAGGAGAAGGCAAAAGCGAAGAAATTAG